From the genome of Winogradskyella forsetii, one region includes:
- a CDS encoding glycosyltransferase family 2 protein → MLQIKDLAVVILNWNGKALLEQFLPSVLKYSEDAVIYVADNASNDDSVAFVSKHFPTVQLIQNIENGGYAKGYNDALKHVEEPLLCLLNSDIEVTENWLQPIISEFNTDITTAIIQPKILDYKNKTHFEYAGAAGGFIDKLGYPYCRGRIFDTIEKDQDQYNDIRTIFWASGACLFIRNAVFKDLNGFDESYFAHMEEIDLCWRAFNKNYKTTYVGTSTIYHVGGATLSNANPKKTYLNFRNSLFTLLKSTDSNVIFRILSRMLLDGVAGFRFLFQLKPAFLFAILKAHGSFYYNLPRLLQQRKQLPKRSGYYETDSIVWSYFIKNEKTF, encoded by the coding sequence ATGCTTCAAATCAAAGATCTTGCTGTTGTAATTTTAAACTGGAATGGGAAAGCACTGCTCGAGCAATTTCTACCTTCTGTTTTAAAATATTCAGAAGACGCTGTGATTTATGTTGCAGACAATGCTTCGAATGACGATTCTGTTGCTTTTGTATCCAAACATTTTCCGACAGTGCAACTCATTCAAAATATTGAAAATGGTGGTTATGCCAAAGGTTATAACGATGCGCTTAAACATGTTGAAGAACCCCTACTCTGTTTGCTAAATAGTGATATTGAAGTCACCGAAAATTGGCTTCAACCTATTATTTCCGAATTTAACACCGATATAACTACAGCCATCATTCAGCCTAAAATTTTAGATTACAAGAATAAAACCCATTTCGAGTACGCTGGCGCAGCTGGTGGTTTTATAGATAAATTGGGCTATCCGTATTGCAGAGGACGCATTTTCGATACCATTGAAAAAGACCAAGATCAATACAACGATATCAGAACTATTTTTTGGGCTTCTGGTGCTTGTCTGTTTATAAGAAATGCTGTTTTTAAGGATTTAAATGGTTTCGATGAATCTTATTTTGCGCATATGGAGGAGATTGACCTCTGTTGGCGAGCATTCAACAAAAATTATAAAACGACCTATGTTGGTACGTCAACCATCTATCATGTTGGTGGCGCAACGTTGAGTAATGCCAATCCCAAAAAAACGTATCTTAATTTTAGAAACAGTCTGTTTACATTATTAAAGAGTACGGATTCAAACGTCATTTTTAGAATTTTGTCTCGAATGTTACTCGATGGTGTTGCGGGCTTTCGGTTTTTATTTCAGCTAAAACCCGCATTTCTTTTTGCCATTCTTAAAGCCCATGGCTCTTTTTATTATAATTTACCACGTCTTTTACAACAACGCAAACAACTGCCAAAACGTTCAGGTTACTATGAAACGGATTCTATTGTATGGTCTTATTTTATAAAAAATGAGAAAACATTTTAA
- a CDS encoding OmpA/MotB family protein, giving the protein MKKLMLLGVCSMLFLGSCVSKKEHAALQTKYQETQDLLNSATVKLNSCLSDKAASMARVETMKEQLDDLRRSNEALIKNSQDMTELTSQGAKNIEASLESLKESNLKISRLQDALTRKDSVTLAIVTSLKKAVGINDPDININVEKGVVFISIADKLLFESGNYNVTNKAKEVLGKVAKVINSKPDFEAMVESHTDNVPYNKPPLIDNWDLSVKRATSVVRVLESLEVNPQQLIAAGRSYYVPLVENDTAENRAKNRRTRIIVMPKIDQFYQMVEDEMKNLSEGK; this is encoded by the coding sequence ATGAAAAAATTAATGTTATTAGGTGTATGCTCAATGTTATTTTTGGGATCTTGCGTATCCAAAAAAGAACACGCTGCGCTTCAAACTAAATATCAAGAAACCCAAGATTTATTGAATAGTGCAACCGTAAAATTGAACAGTTGTTTATCTGACAAGGCAGCTTCGATGGCTCGTGTTGAAACCATGAAAGAGCAATTAGATGATTTGCGAAGAAGTAATGAAGCTTTGATTAAAAACTCGCAAGATATGACCGAGCTTACGAGTCAAGGCGCTAAAAATATAGAGGCATCTTTAGAGAGTCTTAAGGAAAGCAACTTGAAAATATCGCGATTACAAGATGCATTAACACGTAAAGACAGTGTAACCTTAGCGATCGTTACAAGTCTTAAAAAAGCAGTAGGTATTAACGATCCTGATATTAATATCAATGTTGAAAAAGGCGTGGTGTTTATTTCTATTGCAGATAAATTATTATTTGAGAGTGGCAACTACAATGTCACCAATAAAGCAAAAGAGGTGCTGGGCAAAGTAGCGAAAGTAATCAATAGCAAGCCAGATTTTGAAGCTATGGTTGAGTCGCATACCGATAATGTGCCATATAACAAACCACCATTAATTGATAACTGGGATTTAAGTGTAAAACGTGCTACATCTGTAGTTAGGGTTTTAGAAAGCTTAGAAGTAAACCCTCAGCAATTAATCGCTGCTGGTCGTAGTTACTATGTTCCATTAGTAGAAAACGATACTGCTGAAAATAGAGCAAAAAACAGACGTACACGTATTATAGTAATGCCGAAAATTGACCAGTTCTACCAAATGGTTGAAGATGAAATGAAAAATCTGTCTGAAGGGAAATAA
- a CDS encoding DUF6090 family protein — MIKFFRKIRQKMLTENKFSKYLLYAIGEIVLVVIGILIALQVNNLNEQRKANDFEVKILKEIRNNLQTDLTEIREDLELMVDINMACLNVKSHLLTLDEPTDSLSVSSAILRVTPHFNPINSAYNLLQSRSVGIIKNDSLRNSISYQYDILYPYYKTYEDERGRFHALHSETQLLEYFSMNYDINNPSAYYGFYFDISKEDYQKLKKDSKFIKLLNAIAFENGTIQSRGKRVENSILELIEKITIELQKK, encoded by the coding sequence ATGATAAAATTCTTTAGAAAAATTAGGCAGAAAATGCTAACTGAAAATAAATTCAGTAAATATCTTCTTTATGCAATTGGAGAAATTGTTCTTGTGGTTATTGGAATTTTAATTGCACTTCAGGTTAACAACCTGAATGAGCAAAGGAAAGCAAATGATTTTGAAGTCAAAATTCTAAAAGAAATTCGAAATAACCTCCAAACAGACCTAACAGAAATTAGAGAAGATTTAGAGTTAATGGTTGACATTAATATGGCCTGTTTAAATGTTAAAAGTCATTTACTTACTCTTGACGAACCAACCGATTCTTTATCGGTAAGTTCAGCTATTCTAAGAGTTACGCCACATTTTAACCCCATAAATAGTGCATATAATTTATTGCAATCACGTAGTGTGGGAATAATCAAAAATGACAGTTTGAGAAATTCTATTTCATATCAATATGATATATTATACCCTTATTATAAAACTTATGAGGATGAACGCGGAAGATTTCACGCCTTACATAGCGAAACACAACTATTAGAATACTTTTCAATGAATTATGATATAAATAACCCCTCAGCTTACTATGGATTTTATTTTGACATCAGTAAGGAGGATTACCAAAAATTAAAAAAAGATTCAAAATTCATTAAGCTACTAAATGCCATTGCTTTCGAAAATGGCACAATTCAATCCCGTGGAAAAAGAGTTGAAAATAGTATTCTTGAACTCATAGAAAAGATTACAATTGAATTACAAAAAAAATAA
- a CDS encoding carboxypeptidase-like regulatory domain-containing protein has translation MKIRTIILTLGILIGLISCAKKNYVVCGLGSDMNLITLESKIIELKRIGIADTTLASISGKIYAKSINKNDTLTDNFAFTNIWVRDLKTDSLIGTTSDSKGEFQFTIPASEYDLQVQFIGFNNLKVKNVKVGTGDIISFSAILGQGNGTTEYKWNQAEFYNNTNK, from the coding sequence ATGAAAATCAGAACTATCATTTTAACATTAGGAATTTTAATCGGACTAATAAGCTGTGCGAAAAAAAATTATGTAGTGTGCGGACTTGGTTCAGATATGAATTTGATAACATTAGAAAGCAAAATAATTGAACTGAAAAGAATCGGAATTGCCGACACAACTCTTGCCAGTATTTCTGGAAAAATTTATGCAAAGTCAATTAATAAAAATGATACTCTGACCGATAATTTTGCTTTTACGAATATTTGGGTAAGAGACTTAAAAACTGACTCTTTAATCGGAACTACATCTGACTCGAAAGGTGAATTTCAATTTACGATTCCTGCATCTGAATATGATTTGCAAGTGCAATTTATTGGATTTAATAATCTTAAGGTAAAGAACGTAAAAGTCGGAACTGGAGATATTATAAGCTTTTCAGCAATTCTCGGTCAAGGAAATGGAACAACTGAATATAAATGGAATCAAGCGGAGTTCTATAATAACACGAATAAATAA
- a CDS encoding DUF6090 family protein, translated as MIKFFRKIRQDLLSKGKTGKYLKYAVGEIVLVVLGILIALQINNWNEKRKENAIINTYLKGIMLDLNYDTKRFDVIIKNLNEQIENNSKVFENKNYQTLPIDSIVLSITSYFNDYKISDQTYQKLKNSGLANQLGSKELNDAINNYYSEDLYRFNLYIDYDEKRSINDDDFWFVTDDYEINPILGQSKHPTLPFLENEEARKIALIKKIESNLGRNNLRNNISRKSLGINITQELKNKAKSLTEMINQELNIK; from the coding sequence ATGATAAAATTCTTTAGAAAAATTAGACAAGATTTACTTTCAAAAGGCAAAACTGGAAAGTATTTAAAATATGCTGTCGGAGAAATAGTTCTCGTAGTTCTTGGAATTCTCATCGCACTTCAAATAAATAATTGGAATGAAAAAAGAAAGGAAAATGCAATAATCAATACTTACTTAAAAGGTATAATGTTGGATTTGAATTATGACACAAAACGATTTGATGTAATCATTAAAAACTTAAATGAGCAAATAGAAAACAATTCAAAGGTTTTTGAGAATAAAAATTATCAAACTCTTCCAATCGATTCCATTGTTTTATCAATAACAAGTTATTTCAACGATTATAAAATTTCTGACCAAACATACCAAAAGTTAAAAAATTCGGGACTGGCGAATCAATTAGGTTCTAAAGAATTAAATGATGCTATCAACAACTATTATTCAGAAGACCTTTACAGGTTCAATTTATATATAGACTATGATGAAAAACGTTCAATAAATGATGATGATTTTTGGTTTGTTACAGATGACTATGAAATCAATCCTATTTTGGGTCAAAGTAAACATCCTACACTTCCTTTTTTAGAAAACGAGGAGGCAAGAAAAATAGCATTAATAAAAAAGATAGAATCTAATTTAGGTAGAAACAATTTAAGAAATAATATCTCAAGAAAATCATTAGGAATAAATATCACTCAAGAATTAAAAAATAAAGCAAAATCATTGACTGAAATGATTAATCAAGAACTGAATATAAAATAA
- a CDS encoding DUF6090 family protein codes for MIIFFRKIRQKMLTENKFSKYLLYAIGEIVLVVIGILIALWINNWNNQRLADNQTTNFLKNIKEDLVSDTLEFDLRIDFYKEFIAEKKKLLSLSSYEKINTDSLSVLISATYALYEINNTTFTKVTNLGISKLSENDELSKKIYNYYTIELKTFSEYINWEKEATGYEGRYWSNFQNEYEFIIDENDEFPKFQDSITNRQNLIKLITEPKGRNQILLDYYRKKRILAKYQEMKKISSELINEIVIGLNTN; via the coding sequence ATGATAATATTCTTTAGAAAAATTAGGCAGAAAATGCTAACTGAAAATAAATTCAGTAAATATCTTCTTTATGCAATTGGAGAAATTGTACTTGTGGTTATCGGAATTTTAATTGCCTTATGGATTAATAATTGGAATAATCAGCGTTTAGCCGATAACCAAACAACAAATTTCTTAAAAAACATTAAAGAAGATTTAGTTTCTGACACACTTGAGTTTGATTTACGAATTGATTTTTACAAAGAATTCATTGCTGAAAAGAAAAAATTGCTATCGCTATCTTCATATGAAAAAATAAATACAGATAGTCTGTCAGTATTAATTAGTGCAACTTATGCACTCTATGAAATAAACAATACCACCTTTACGAAGGTTACAAATTTGGGAATATCTAAACTTTCTGAAAATGATGAACTTTCCAAAAAAATATACAATTATTACACAATAGAATTAAAAACGTTTAGCGAATATATTAATTGGGAAAAAGAAGCTACTGGCTATGAAGGAAGGTATTGGTCAAATTTTCAAAATGAATATGAATTTATTATTGATGAGAATGATGAGTTCCCCAAATTTCAGGATTCGATTACTAATAGACAAAATTTAATAAAACTAATAACAGAACCAAAAGGACGTAACCAAATATTGCTCGATTATTACAGAAAAAAAAGGATATTAGCTAAATATCAGGAAATGAAAAAAATATCATCAGAATTAATTAATGAAATAGTAATAGGTTTAAACACGAATTAA
- a CDS encoding IS3 family transposase (programmed frameshift) yields the protein MAKRYDNELKVTIVELLQSGMKAKQISEDYGVATSLISRWKKDYEAKSGDFSKKRELTMEEQELKSLRKELRDVKMERDNLKKGSKHLFQERPLKYQFILSNESDFVVEKMCKCMHVSKNAYYNWRKNRDLVRTKDSVILLKERIRAIFEDSKEIYGSCRIQKMLERENLNYCRSYIAILMKEMGLKSVLKRKFVNTTDSKHNFPLAKNELDREFSSSTIGEKWVSDITYIRVNDNWNYLTTIIDLADRKVVGWALSEDMTVQNTVLKAWIHARRNRTISNNFIFHSDRGVQYAANTMTSIFSFNSNITQSMSRKGNCWDNAVAESFFKTIKHEWLYRFKFTSYLQLFDKISQYITWYNTKRIHSSLDYLTPLEMELKLKRIINNAA from the exons ATGGCAAAAAGATATGACAATGAATTAAAGGTTACAATAGTAGAACTATTGCAATCAGGAATGAAAGCAAAACAAATAAGTGAGGATTATGGTGTTGCTACCAGCCTTATAAGTCGCTGGAAAAAGGATTACGAGGCTAAATCTGGAGACTTTTCCAAGAAAAGAGAACTTACTATGGAAGAGCAAGAACTTAAATCGTTACGTAAAGAATTACGAGATGTAAAAATGGAGCGTGATA ATCTTAAAAAAGGCAGTAAGCATCTTTTCCAAGAGCGACCACTAAAATATCAATTCATTTTATCAAATGAATCAGATTTTGTGGTTGAGAAGATGTGTAAATGTATGCATGTCAGTAAAAACGCATATTACAATTGGCGTAAGAATAGGGATTTAGTAAGGACTAAAGACTCTGTAATATTACTAAAGGAAAGGATTAGAGCTATTTTTGAAGATAGTAAAGAGATTTATGGAAGCTGTAGAATACAGAAAATGTTAGAACGAGAAAACTTGAATTATTGCCGTTCCTATATTGCAATATTGATGAAAGAAATGGGGTTAAAAAGTGTTTTAAAAAGAAAGTTTGTAAATACAACAGATTCCAAGCATAACTTTCCATTGGCTAAAAATGAGCTAGATAGAGAATTTTCAAGTTCAACAATAGGAGAAAAATGGGTGTCTGACATCACTTACATTAGAGTAAATGACAACTGGAATTATCTAACAACTATTATAGATTTAGCAGACAGAAAGGTTGTAGGATGGGCGTTAAGCGAAGATATGACTGTACAGAATACGGTGTTAAAAGCTTGGATTCATGCCAGAAGAAATCGAACTATTTCAAATAATTTCATATTTCATTCCGATAGAGGCGTTCAGTATGCAGCCAATACAATGACAAGTATTTTTTCTTTCAATAGCAATATAACACAATCCATGAGTAGAAAAGGGAACTGTTGGGATAATGCAGTAGCAGAAAGCTTTTTTAAGACCATTAAGCACGAATGGCTATATCGGTTTAAGTTTACGTCATACTTACAGTTATTTGACAAAATAAGCCAGTACATTACTTGGTATAATACTAAAAGAATTCATTCAAGCTTAGATTACTTAACACCACTTGAAATGGAACTTAAATTAAAACGAATTATTAACAATGCGGCCTAA
- a CDS encoding DUF7684 family protein — MKPIGTYQTRQVFWFDYDQFQLDQLPKKDWLCLAASDIDPNDQKFEKLVRHSIDNGILEFKGHGKFGEKLHDLFDETMTQMEVVENHEPISVVTTWHNGETLADTFWQCFFATCLPETADLDNISIICSDLKGNDRSNELKKILERFEKGWIPD, encoded by the coding sequence ATGAAACCCATTGGAACATATCAAACTCGACAAGTATTTTGGTTCGACTATGACCAATTTCAGCTTGACCAATTGCCGAAAAAAGATTGGTTATGTCTTGCAGCCTCAGACATTGATCCAAATGACCAGAAATTTGAAAAACTCGTTCGACACTCAATTGATAACGGAATTTTGGAATTTAAAGGACATGGAAAGTTTGGAGAAAAACTTCACGACCTATTTGATGAAACTATGACTCAAATGGAAGTTGTTGAAAATCACGAACCGATTTCAGTAGTGACTACTTGGCATAATGGCGAGACTCTTGCAGATACATTTTGGCAGTGTTTTTTTGCGACTTGTTTGCCAGAGACAGCAGACTTGGACAACATTTCAATAATCTGTAGTGACCTGAAAGGCAATGACAGAAGTAATGAACTAAAAAAAATACTTGAACGATTTGAAAAAGGGTGGATTCCTGATTAA
- a CDS encoding IS110 family RNA-guided transposase: MNKDIKYFGIDISHLVFDVTDSDGNYYQFTNNVSGFRKFIKLLDSNSHCVMEATGYYHYQLAYYLFENGKKVSVENPLSVKRFIQMGLSKIKTDKSDSKLICAYAGQVELTLWKGSSKQVQECLQITRTLSVYTKQRTMIKNKLHGESVLGEPSKAVVKSLKRSLKQLDKEMKTLEDQLLIIVKESHQDLFSRIKTIPGIGRKTAIMLIVLTGGFERFSSAGELCSYAGLTPVIRQSGSSVKGRPRISKMGNQKLRNLLFMCSFTACKYNKACRDIYERIVAKGKSKKLALIAVCNKLLKQAFAIAKSGLIFDQEYKSTLVKN; this comes from the coding sequence ATGAATAAAGATATTAAATATTTTGGTATTGACATTAGCCATTTGGTTTTTGATGTTACGGATTCTGACGGTAATTACTATCAGTTTACAAACAACGTTTCAGGCTTTAGAAAGTTTATAAAACTCTTAGACTCCAATAGTCATTGTGTGATGGAAGCTACGGGTTATTATCATTACCAGTTGGCCTACTATTTGTTTGAGAACGGCAAAAAAGTATCGGTAGAGAACCCCTTGTCTGTAAAACGATTTATTCAAATGGGACTATCCAAGATTAAGACAGATAAGAGCGATTCAAAACTTATTTGCGCTTACGCTGGTCAAGTAGAATTAACGCTTTGGAAAGGTAGTTCTAAGCAGGTTCAGGAGTGTCTTCAAATTACCAGAACCCTTTCAGTATATACAAAGCAGAGAACTATGATAAAGAACAAACTGCATGGGGAATCTGTTTTGGGTGAGCCTAGTAAAGCTGTTGTTAAGTCCTTAAAACGTAGCTTAAAACAGTTAGATAAAGAGATGAAAACATTAGAAGATCAGTTATTGATTATAGTAAAAGAATCACATCAAGATCTGTTTTCGCGTATAAAAACCATACCAGGGATTGGAAGAAAAACAGCCATTATGTTAATCGTGCTAACAGGTGGTTTTGAGCGTTTTTCGAGTGCAGGGGAATTATGTAGTTATGCAGGTTTAACACCAGTAATCAGACAAAGTGGAAGTAGTGTAAAAGGCCGACCGCGAATCAGTAAAATGGGCAATCAAAAACTACGGAATTTATTATTTATGTGCAGTTTTACCGCATGCAAATATAACAAAGCCTGCAGGGATATTTATGAAAGAATAGTTGCAAAGGGAAAGAGCAAAAAACTAGCGTTGATAGCAGTGTGCAATAAGCTCTTGAAACAGGCTTTTGCTATAGCTAAATCAGGATTAATATTTGATCAAGAATATAAAAGTACGCTAGTGAAAAATTAA
- a CDS encoding IS110 family transposase, giving the protein MRILISEDQTLKRKLGFLESIPGISFISAATIVGETLGFESVTNGKQLASYAGYDVVLRESGNFKGKTRISKKGNSYIRAALHMPSMTCVRCNPTLKAFYNRLKPNKAKPLVALVAVQRKLLILMFTLWQNEENYDAEFENKKQQKHEALAAQDNNLINQFAS; this is encoded by the coding sequence ATGCGCATTTTAATATCGGAAGATCAGACCTTAAAAAGGAAACTCGGTTTTTTGGAGAGTATACCTGGTATTTCATTTATATCTGCAGCCACTATTGTTGGTGAGACCTTAGGGTTTGAATCGGTAACCAACGGAAAACAGCTGGCAAGTTATGCAGGCTATGATGTTGTGTTAAGAGAGTCTGGCAATTTTAAAGGAAAAACAAGGATTAGCAAAAAAGGGAATAGCTACATCAGGGCAGCTCTGCACATGCCATCGATGACCTGTGTGCGTTGTAATCCGACATTGAAAGCATTCTATAACAGATTAAAACCAAATAAAGCAAAGCCATTGGTAGCACTGGTGGCTGTACAGAGAAAACTGCTCATATTAATGTTTACCTTGTGGCAGAATGAAGAGAATTATGATGCCGAATTTGAAAATAAAAAGCAGCAAAAGCATGAAGCCCTTGCTGCTCAGGATAACAATTTGATAAATCAATTTGCTTCCTAA
- a CDS encoding RusA family crossover junction endodeoxyribonuclease, with the protein MLPFEFIVEGPPVSLQTKNRARLQAWKAKVNAAATNALVNGAVPINDQVTFKVTYYYEGDSPDADNIIKPMQDALVGVVYVDDDQVIETSARKRNINGAYKIKGASPVIIEGFLNGVDFLHIKVEEFQHNQELD; encoded by the coding sequence ATGCTACCATTTGAATTTATAGTTGAAGGACCACCTGTTTCCCTTCAGACGAAAAATAGAGCACGATTACAAGCTTGGAAAGCAAAAGTAAATGCTGCTGCCACAAATGCGTTGGTTAATGGTGCAGTTCCAATAAATGACCAAGTAACTTTCAAGGTAACCTATTACTATGAAGGAGATAGTCCAGATGCCGACAACATTATAAAACCAATGCAAGATGCATTAGTTGGTGTTGTTTATGTAGATGACGACCAAGTAATAGAAACTTCGGCTAGAAAACGGAACATAAACGGTGCATATAAAATTAAAGGTGCTTCACCTGTAATTATTGAAGGCTTCTTAAACGGAGTTGATTTTTTACATATAAAGGTTGAGGAATTTCAACACAATCAAGAACTTGACTAA
- a CDS encoding HNH endonuclease family protein, with translation MKAITKGNEPVSLTQHRANKPAFYENLSKDDTRDSLLAEQGHICCYCMKRIPESGKTPGSKIEHFLCQDKHSQEELNYGNMLLACLGNEGSPKRLQTCDTKKGNQSLTCSPCNQARNIEDLIKYKPNGEIYSSDETINIELEDVLNLNVKNLADNRRVVYEEVQNRIRIEGKRKGTVALNKKFLESEKAKLIALNNGKYSQFCMVGVFVIDKKLNKMA, from the coding sequence ATGAAAGCTATAACCAAAGGAAATGAACCCGTATCATTAACTCAACATAGAGCAAATAAACCTGCTTTTTATGAAAATCTCTCTAAAGATGATACAAGAGACTCATTATTAGCCGAACAAGGACATATTTGTTGTTATTGTATGAAACGTATACCTGAATCTGGAAAAACACCAGGTTCTAAAATTGAACATTTTTTGTGTCAAGACAAGCATTCGCAAGAGGAATTAAATTACGGAAATATGCTTTTAGCTTGTTTAGGAAATGAAGGTTCACCAAAGCGACTACAAACTTGTGATACCAAAAAAGGAAATCAAAGCTTAACTTGTTCGCCTTGTAACCAAGCTAGGAATATTGAAGACTTGATAAAATATAAACCCAACGGAGAAATTTACTCCTCTGACGAAACAATTAATATAGAGCTTGAAGATGTTTTAAACTTAAACGTAAAAAACTTAGCGGACAACAGACGAGTAGTTTATGAAGAAGTACAAAATAGAATTAGAATAGAGGGAAAAAGAAAAGGAACTGTAGCCTTAAATAAAAAATTTTTAGAATCTGAAAAAGCAAAACTAATAGCTTTGAATAACGGAAAATATTCACAATTTTGTATGGTTGGAGTATTTGTGATTGACAAGAAACTGAATAAAATGGCGTAA
- a CDS encoding AAA family ATPase: MQLKKLYINDYKILNDFTIEFPYDFKKYISVLIGTNGSGKSTILEAIAQIFSSVYLNEKAKFGFQLEYSVRHEKMIEETSTTSELHTTYLSAKLSANKKGDTIQIETFDKDGKTFSKIDILEKDKMAFVAGKTAYSYLPDNIVIYYSGLSEIMQELVKPHNEIISSAYRKNNTLADRDFFYFQPEHFDIILTSLLSFEYGDIPDFLRTKAKINGVQSIQIRLQKPEWAKDTIQNFWGAEGEVRNFLDYLNENSASADDLDNPDKSKEIGNIVIESWQDEAINITIISQQRLFEIRNHLIEEKKLFEILNILFADGMLKDISFSLKKEGEEYKTFGVLSEGEQQAIIIKGLTELLSEKNSLFLFDEPDTYLHPKWQRQFITDIENTIDSSYDSENSFVIATHSPQLLSNAQSELNFVKIIEDGDLIENTPKYYGREINSILYDLMGVEERNKLVRDKISDLYTLIAEEEIEDAESSLKDLQELIGKDDPELKRAEIQISYLKEDE; encoded by the coding sequence ATGCAACTGAAAAAATTATACATAAACGACTATAAAATATTAAATGATTTCACAATCGAATTTCCTTATGATTTCAAAAAATACATTTCAGTTTTAATTGGAACAAATGGTTCTGGAAAATCTACAATTTTGGAGGCTATTGCACAAATATTTAGTAGCGTTTATCTCAATGAAAAAGCCAAATTTGGTTTTCAACTAGAGTATTCTGTTCGTCACGAAAAAATGATAGAGGAAACAAGTACTACTTCTGAGCTCCACACTACTTATTTATCAGCAAAATTATCAGCAAATAAAAAAGGTGATACCATTCAGATTGAGACGTTTGACAAGGATGGAAAAACTTTTAGCAAGATTGATATACTTGAAAAAGACAAGATGGCTTTCGTAGCAGGTAAAACTGCCTATTCTTACTTGCCAGACAATATTGTTATTTATTACTCTGGCTTATCCGAAATTATGCAAGAATTGGTTAAGCCACATAATGAAATAATTTCAAGTGCATATAGAAAAAATAACACTTTAGCTGATAGAGATTTTTTCTATTTTCAACCTGAACATTTTGACATTATCTTAACCAGTTTACTCTCTTTTGAATATGGAGATATTCCTGATTTTCTAAGAACTAAAGCTAAAATTAACGGAGTTCAAAGTATTCAAATAAGATTACAAAAACCTGAATGGGCAAAAGATACTATTCAAAACTTTTGGGGAGCAGAAGGAGAAGTAAGAAACTTTTTAGATTACTTAAATGAAAACTCTGCGTCTGCTGATGATTTAGACAATCCTGATAAATCAAAAGAAATTGGGAATATTGTAATTGAGTCTTGGCAAGATGAAGCCATTAACATTACAATTATTTCTCAACAAAGACTATTCGAAATTCGTAATCACTTAATAGAAGAAAAAAAACTATTTGAAATTCTAAATATCTTATTTGCAGACGGTATGCTTAAAGACATTTCTTTTTCTTTGAAAAAAGAAGGAGAAGAATATAAAACATTTGGAGTACTAAGTGAAGGTGAGCAACAAGCAATAATTATTAAAGGATTAACCGAATTACTTTCAGAGAAAAATTCCCTTTTCCTTTTTGATGAACCCGATACTTATTTACACCCAAAATGGCAACGCCAGTTTATAACTGATATAGAAAACACAATAGATTCAAGCTACGATTCTGAGAACTCATTTGTGATAGCAACTCATTCTCCACAATTACTTAGTAATGCACAATCAGAACTCAATTTTGTAAAAATTATTGAAGATGGCGACTTGATAGAAAATACACCAAAATATTATGGACGAGAGATAAACTCTATTTTATATGATTTAATGGGAGTTGAAGAACGAAATAAGCTTGTTAGAGATAAAATAAGTGATTTATACACTCTCATTGCAGAAGAAGAAATTGAAGATGCTGAAAGTTCTTTAAAAGACTTACAAGAACTCATTGGTAAAGATGACCCAGAACTTAAAAGAGCTGAAATTCAAATTAGTTATTTAAAAGAAGACGAATGA